In Halostagnicola larsenii XH-48, the sequence GATGGAGAGTTCGTCTGTCTCGTCGGCCCCTCGGGCTGTGGCAAGTCGACGACGATGGAATCGATCGCCGGATTGACCACGCCGACCGACGGAACGATTCGGATCGGCGACTCGGACGTCACGACGCTGCCGCCGAAAGACCGTGGGGTCGCGATGGTCTTCCAGAACATCGCCCTGTTCCCCCACATGGACGTCTACGACAACATCTCGTTCGGGCTTCGGCTCCGTGACTTCGACACGGACGAAATCGACGAGCGGGTCGAACGCGCGACCGACATCGTCCAGCTCGAGGGCATGCTCGGTCGGATGCCCGAGGAGATGTCGGGCGGCCAGCGCCAGCGCGTCGCGATCGCCCGGGCGATCGTTCGGGATCCGGCCGTCTTCCTCATGGACGAACCGCTCGCGAACTTAGACGCGAAGCTGCGCGTCCACATGCGAACCGAACTCCAGCGCCTACACCAGGAACTGGATACGACGATCATCTACGTGACTCACGATCAGGCCGAGGCGATGACGATGTCGGATCGGATCGCCGTCATCAACGGCGGCAGGCTCCAACAGATCGACCCGCCGCTCGTCTGTTACAACGAACCAGCGAACCTGTTCGTCGCCGGATTCATCGGCTCGCCGTCGATGAACTTCCTCGAGGGGCGAGTGACTCAAACCGGGCTCGAGACCGAGCCGTTCGACCTCGATTTCGAACCAACGAACCTCTCCGGCGTGATCCAGGGCGACAGTGTCACGGTGGGAATCAGGCCCGAAGACGTCTCGCTCGAGCGCGGTCGGCAGGCAACCGCGACGCAGTCGGCTCCAATCGAGGCGACGACGGACGTCTTAGAGCCGATGGGCGACGAAATCTTCGTCTACCTCGACCTCGAGGGAAGCGACCCTGATTCGGTAGACGGTGGCGGGATGGGCGGGGCGGCGAATCAGCTCCTGGTGAGCGTCGAACCGGATCTCGAAATCGCCGCGAACGAAGCGGTCACCGTCACGCTCGATCGGTCGAAGGTACACCTGTTCGACGGCGAATCCGGCGAAGCCCTCACGCACGGACTCGAGGAGCTTCCGGGAGAACGCCGCGAACAAAAACAGCACCAGCCGGCGGGTGAGGCAGATGAGTAGTCTGATTCCGATCCTCTACTACGGGGGATTGCTCGTGTTGTTTTTCTTCTGGATCTACGGCATCGTCTCGTTCGCGAGGGACGTGAAACGGCGGGTGATTCCGGG encodes:
- a CDS encoding ABC transporter ATP-binding protein, coding for MARVTLQDITKRYEDVVAVDEMNLEIEDGEFVCLVGPSGCGKSTTMESIAGLTTPTDGTIRIGDSDVTTLPPKDRGVAMVFQNIALFPHMDVYDNISFGLRLRDFDTDEIDERVERATDIVQLEGMLGRMPEEMSGGQRQRVAIARAIVRDPAVFLMDEPLANLDAKLRVHMRTELQRLHQELDTTIIYVTHDQAEAMTMSDRIAVINGGRLQQIDPPLVCYNEPANLFVAGFIGSPSMNFLEGRVTQTGLETEPFDLDFEPTNLSGVIQGDSVTVGIRPEDVSLERGRQATATQSAPIEATTDVLEPMGDEIFVYLDLEGSDPDSVDGGGMGGAANQLLVSVEPDLEIAANEAVTVTLDRSKVHLFDGESGEALTHGLEELPGERREQKQHQPAGEADE